A single window of Streptomyces cathayae DNA harbors:
- a CDS encoding HdeD family acid-resistance protein: MSMPRGPASHTGPERRPDRVPFDPMGDPTHALARLGRSWTWLLGSAVTTLVPGVLVLVWPEATLHVLAVLLGLYLLVTGAFRFVAVFAREGHERLPGLLLAVLYVLTGVLCLRNPLQTIAALSLIVGVVWLVSGVLTLYTALATPDLPHRGVVLGTAVLAVVAGIVVLALPVESARALTRLLGLWLVLLGLAEVVVAFAWRAALRRTHSAEPHPPVPAV, encoded by the coding sequence ATGTCCATGCCGCGTGGTCCGGCATCGCACACCGGGCCGGAACGCCGTCCCGACCGCGTGCCCTTCGATCCGATGGGCGATCCCACCCACGCACTCGCACGGCTCGGCCGTTCCTGGACCTGGCTCCTGGGCTCGGCCGTCACGACGCTGGTGCCCGGCGTCCTGGTACTGGTCTGGCCGGAGGCGACCCTGCACGTCCTGGCCGTCCTCCTCGGCCTGTACCTCCTGGTGACCGGGGCGTTCCGGTTCGTGGCCGTCTTCGCCCGGGAGGGGCACGAACGGCTCCCGGGGCTGCTCCTGGCCGTGCTGTACGTCCTGACCGGGGTGCTGTGCCTGCGGAACCCGCTGCAGACGATCGCCGCGCTCTCCCTGATCGTCGGGGTGGTCTGGCTCGTCTCCGGCGTGCTCACCCTCTACACGGCCCTCGCCACCCCGGACCTGCCGCACCGCGGCGTCGTCCTGGGCACGGCCGTGCTCGCCGTCGTCGCGGGGATCGTGGTCCTCGCCCTGCCGGTCGAATCGGCCCGCGCCCTGACCCGGTTGCTCGGCCTGTGGCTCGTCCTGCTCGGCCTGGCCGAGGTGGTGGTCGCCTTCGCGTGGCGGGCCGCGCTCCGAAGGACGCACTCCGCGGAGCCGCACCCACCCGTCCCGGCGGTCTGA
- a CDS encoding helix-turn-helix domain-containing protein yields MPPEEEHRVRVHLDRLLADRGMTLSELAARVGVTVVNLSVLKNDRAKAIRFSTLTAICRELNCQPGDLLSVRED; encoded by the coding sequence ATGCCGCCGGAGGAGGAACACCGGGTCCGAGTCCACCTGGACCGGCTGCTGGCCGACCGCGGCATGACCCTGTCCGAACTGGCGGCCAGGGTCGGGGTGACGGTGGTCAACCTCTCCGTCCTGAAGAACGACCGGGCGAAGGCGATCCGCTTCTCCACCCTCACCGCGATCTGCCGCGAACTGAACTGCCAGCCCGGCGACCTGCTCAGCGTCCGCGAGGACTGA
- a CDS encoding DUF2975 domain-containing protein, with translation MRTKFWWSRADDRLLGAVLGLAALLVGVFGVLAPALGVVGLIDPVDTREVETGSTASVSGAVTEAAAGHGMTLTGTHRADLVFTDPDLGRRLLLALPEFVGSLLLLLVLALLLQIARTLHGGDVFVPRNARRLSVIGIVVLVQGVFSPMLLSLTTQALVSGTPLADLVPFSATFSGEYVLLAFLVLALSEVFRRGTKLRADTEGLV, from the coding sequence ATGCGTACGAAGTTCTGGTGGAGCCGGGCCGACGACCGGCTGCTGGGGGCGGTCCTGGGGCTGGCCGCTCTGCTGGTCGGCGTCTTCGGGGTGCTGGCCCCGGCCCTCGGGGTGGTCGGCCTCATCGACCCGGTGGACACCCGCGAGGTCGAGACCGGGAGCACGGCCTCGGTCTCGGGCGCTGTGACCGAGGCGGCGGCGGGCCACGGCATGACGCTCACCGGTACCCACCGGGCCGACCTCGTTTTCACCGACCCCGACCTGGGCCGGCGCCTGCTGCTCGCCCTGCCGGAGTTCGTCGGCAGCCTGCTCCTGCTCCTCGTCCTGGCCCTCCTCCTCCAGATCGCCAGGACCCTGCACGGCGGCGACGTCTTCGTGCCGAGGAACGCCCGACGCCTGAGCGTCATAGGGATCGTGGTGCTGGTGCAGGGCGTCTTCTCCCCGATGCTGCTGTCGCTCACCACACAGGCGCTGGTGAGCGGCACCCCCCTGGCCGACCTGGTCCCCTTCTCGGCCACCTTCTCCGGCGAGTACGTCCTGCTCGCCTTCCTCGTCCTGGCCCTGAGCGAGGTCTTCCGCCGCGGCACGAAGCTGCGGGCCGACACCGAGGGGCTGGTCTGA
- a CDS encoding DUF998 domain-containing protein — protein MTHTLSATRHPASVTSAARPAARRALTGGAAAGPLFLALGVAQGLARDGFDFTRNAISQLALGEAGWIQTVNFLLTGVLLIMGATGLRRALRGGTGGTWGPVLVGVFGASFWAAAIFPADAGAGFPAGAPDTATLSGHGAAHMVAGTVGYLALCAAFVVLARPLAARGHHGWARASRLVPVAVLAGFTASAAFVPAFTAGAGLGLLWLAAVTARLAATPTPRLAVTPANR, from the coding sequence ATGACTCACACGCTCAGCGCGACCCGGCACCCCGCTTCCGTCACGTCCGCGGCACGACCGGCGGCACGGCGGGCTCTGACCGGCGGCGCGGCGGCGGGCCCCCTGTTCCTCGCGCTCGGCGTCGCCCAGGGCCTGGCACGGGACGGCTTCGACTTCACCCGCAACGCCATCAGCCAGCTCGCCCTCGGTGAGGCGGGCTGGATCCAGACGGTGAACTTCCTGCTCACCGGAGTGCTGCTGATCATGGGGGCGACCGGTCTGCGCCGGGCGCTGCGGGGCGGTACGGGCGGCACCTGGGGGCCGGTCCTGGTCGGGGTGTTCGGTGCCTCGTTCTGGGCCGCCGCGATCTTCCCGGCCGACGCGGGGGCCGGTTTCCCCGCCGGTGCGCCCGACACGGCCACGCTGAGCGGGCACGGTGCCGCGCACATGGTGGCCGGGACGGTCGGCTATCTCGCCCTGTGCGCGGCGTTCGTCGTTCTGGCCCGCCCGCTCGCCGCCAGGGGCCACCACGGCTGGGCCCGCGCCTCACGCCTCGTGCCGGTGGCCGTCCTGGCCGGCTTCACGGCCTCCGCCGCCTTCGTGCCGGCCTTCACCGCGGGGGCGGGCCTCGGCCTGCTGTGGCTGGCCGCGGTGACGGCCCGCCTGGCCGCCACCCCGACACCCCGTCTGGCCGTCACCCCGGCAAACCGCTAG